From the genome of Candidatus Buchananbacteria bacterium, one region includes:
- a CDS encoding alanine racemase, whose amino-acid sequence MLTKNHAVSKKVVSKYLDQHLKLKRGSLAPVVKTSLKKRQAILKLAKKHETPFYLFDRQSVRADIKKFKSVFTKQIPRLEIFYAVKSNPHPFLLKEVVRQALGLDVSSGRELELAIKYGAKKIIFTGPAKTDRELNLAIKYRKKLIINLDSFTELRRLGVRLRQEKTTIRAGVRIATKYHNTWNKFGIPLTDLKRFLNEAKKYPEIQLQGIQCHMSWNKGVEPYQNLIKEIAKYLKLLSEEDRSQIKFIDFGGGFETYQLEGYFPWTTSQGEVIKAAAEHFGRQADFKDKYYLTETVPLAGYAQAIAKSIKLHLDPIIKPKYYCEPGRAISTKSMHLILKVMDVKRSDLVILDGGVNMVGYELFEYFYYPVVNLTRPDTKELSCHLYGSLCTPYDLFGYYCYAKAIKEGDIIMIPNQGAYTYTLAQNFIKPIPETYVLD is encoded by the coding sequence ATGCTCACCAAAAATCATGCTGTAAGTAAAAAAGTAGTATCTAAGTATTTGGATCAACACTTAAAATTAAAGCGCGGCAGTTTGGCGCCGGTGGTAAAAACCAGCCTTAAAAAGCGGCAAGCGATTTTGAAACTGGCTAAAAAACACGAAACCCCTTTTTATCTTTTTGACCGTCAGTCGGTTCGAGCCGATATTAAAAAGTTTAAGTCGGTTTTCACTAAACAAATTCCGCGCCTAGAAATTTTTTACGCGGTTAAATCAAATCCCCATCCATTTTTACTCAAAGAGGTTGTTAGACAGGCTTTGGGCTTGGACGTTTCTAGTGGCCGCGAACTTGAGCTAGCCATCAAATATGGCGCTAAAAAAATTATTTTTACCGGTCCGGCAAAAACTGATCGTGAGCTTAATTTAGCGATTAAATACCGAAAGAAGCTGATTATTAATCTGGACAGTTTTACAGAATTACGGCGGCTAGGAGTGCGTTTGCGCCAGGAAAAAACGACTATCCGAGCAGGGGTTAGGATTGCCACCAAATATCATAATACCTGGAATAAGTTTGGCATCCCTTTGACCGACCTAAAGCGGTTTTTAAATGAAGCTAAAAAATATCCGGAAATCCAGCTGCAGGGCATTCAGTGTCATATGAGTTGGAATAAGGGAGTTGAGCCGTATCAGAACCTGATTAAAGAAATAGCTAAATATTTGAAACTGCTTAGTGAAGAAGATCGGTCACAAATAAAATTTATCGATTTTGGCGGCGGGTTTGAAACCTACCAGCTTGAGGGGTATTTTCCCTGGACCACGTCGCAGGGGGAAGTGATTAAGGCGGCCGCTGAACATTTTGGCCGGCAGGCTGATTTTAAAGACAAATACTATTTGACTGAAACGGTGCCGCTGGCCGGTTATGCGCAGGCAATCGCCAAATCAATCAAGTTGCACCTAGACCCTATTATTAAACCAAAATACTATTGCGAGCCCGGCCGGGCGATCTCCACTAAATCAATGCATTTGATTTTGAAAGTTATGGATGTCAAACGCTCAGACCTAGTAATTTTAGACGGCGGTGTGAATATGGTTGGATATGAATTATTTGAATATTTTTATTATCCGGTTGTTAATTTAACCCGACCGGACACCAAAGAGTTGTCGTGTCATTTGTACGGCTCATTGTGCACTCCGTATGATCTGTTCGGATATTACTGTTATGCCAAGGCAATTAAAGAGGGTGATATTATCATGATTCCTAATCAGGGGGCTTATACATATACTTTGGCCCAAAACTTTATCAAGCCGATTCCGGAAACCTACGTTTTGGATTAA